A DNA window from Malus domestica chromosome 12, GDT2T_hap1 contains the following coding sequences:
- the LOC103449323 gene encoding GPN-loop GTPase QQT2-like isoform X2 — MDIDSDSQKINIKSQEAGDPPVPMDSENSSAIKNDGKENEELTNSMKKLQVEESSSGSGQAAVSNFKRKPVIVIVVGMAGSGKTTFMHRLVSHTHESNIRGYVMNLDPAVMTLPFGANIDIRDTVRYKEVMKQFNLGPNGGILTSLNLFATKFDEVISVIEKRADQLDYVLVDTPGQIEIFTWSASGAIITEAFASTFPTVIAYVVDTPRSASPVTFMSNMLYACSILYKTRLPLVLAFNKIDVAQHQFALEWMEDFETFQAAVNADSSYSSNLAQSLSLVLDEFYKNLRSVGVSAVTGAGMKDFFNTIEASADEYMETYKADLDKRRAEKQRLEEEHRKENMEKLRKDMEKSRGETVVLSTGLKDKDERGKAMMDEDEEDEAEEEDEVFSEDEEGIDEDEDEEVGRFSF; from the exons ATGGACATTGATTCCGATTCCCAGAAAATCAATATCAAATCGCAGGAAGCAGGCGACCCGCCAGTTCCCATGGACTCTGAAAACTCGTCTGCCATcaag AATGATGGGAAAGAAAATGAGGAGCTTACTAATTCAATGAAGAAACTCCAAGTTGAGGAATCGTCTTCGGGATCAGGGCAGGCAGCGGTGTCCAACTTCAAGAGAAAACCGGTTATCGTAATCGTTGTGGGCATGGCAG GGAGTGGCAAGACAACCTTTATGCATCGGTTGGTTTCACACACACATGAATCGAACATTCGTGGCTATGTGATGAATCTCGACCCGGCTGTGATGACTCTCCCGTTTGGTGCCAACATTGACATAAGGGACACTGTTCGGTACAAGGAGGTGATGAAACAGTTCAATCTTGGACCAAATGGTGGGATTTTGACTTCACTCAACTTGTTTGCTACCAAGTTTGATGAG GTTATCTCTGTCATTGAGAAGCGAGCGGATCAGCTTGATTATGTTCTTGTGGACACTCCTGGTCAGATTGAGATATTCACTTGGTCGGCTTCTGGTGCTATCATCACAGAAGCATTTGCTTCAACATTTCCCACTGTAATCGCGTATGTGGTAGATACGCCTCGTTCAGCTAGCCCAGTTACTTTTATGAGCAATATGTTGTACGCTTGCAGTATCCTTTACAAGACAAGGCTGCCTCTTGTGTTGGCATTCAACAAGATTGACGTTGCTCAACATCAGTTTGCTTTGGAG TGGATGGAGGATTTTGAGACATTTCAAGCAGCAGTGAATGCAGATAGTTCATACTCTTCAAATTTGGCTCAGAGCCTCTCCCTTGTGTTGGATGAATTCTACAAGAACTTGCGGTCTGTTGGAGTGTCTGCGGTTACTGGTGCTGGAATGAAGGATTTCTTTAACACCATTGAAGCAAGTGCTGACGAGTACATGGAAACCTATAA GGCTGATCTGGACAAGAGACGGGCAGAGAAGCAACGATTAGAGGAGGAACACAGAAAGGAGAACATGGAGAAGTTAAGGAAGGATATGGAGAAATCCAGGGGAGAAACTGTGGTCTTGAGCACCGGTTTGAAGGACAAAGATGAGAGGGGTAAAGCCATGATGGAtgaggatgaagaagatgaagccgAAGAGGAAGATGAGGTTTTTTCTGAAGATGAGGAAGGTATagatgaagatgaagacgaAGAGGTTGGCAGGTTCTCGTTTTAG
- the LOC103449323 gene encoding GPN-loop GTPase QQT2-like isoform X1, with product MDIDSDSQKINIKSQEAGDPPVPMDSENSSAIKKNDGKENEELTNSMKKLQVEESSSGSGQAAVSNFKRKPVIVIVVGMAGSGKTTFMHRLVSHTHESNIRGYVMNLDPAVMTLPFGANIDIRDTVRYKEVMKQFNLGPNGGILTSLNLFATKFDEVISVIEKRADQLDYVLVDTPGQIEIFTWSASGAIITEAFASTFPTVIAYVVDTPRSASPVTFMSNMLYACSILYKTRLPLVLAFNKIDVAQHQFALEWMEDFETFQAAVNADSSYSSNLAQSLSLVLDEFYKNLRSVGVSAVTGAGMKDFFNTIEASADEYMETYKADLDKRRAEKQRLEEEHRKENMEKLRKDMEKSRGETVVLSTGLKDKDERGKAMMDEDEEDEAEEEDEVFSEDEEGIDEDEDEEVGRFSF from the exons ATGGACATTGATTCCGATTCCCAGAAAATCAATATCAAATCGCAGGAAGCAGGCGACCCGCCAGTTCCCATGGACTCTGAAAACTCGTCTGCCATcaag AAGAATGATGGGAAAGAAAATGAGGAGCTTACTAATTCAATGAAGAAACTCCAAGTTGAGGAATCGTCTTCGGGATCAGGGCAGGCAGCGGTGTCCAACTTCAAGAGAAAACCGGTTATCGTAATCGTTGTGGGCATGGCAG GGAGTGGCAAGACAACCTTTATGCATCGGTTGGTTTCACACACACATGAATCGAACATTCGTGGCTATGTGATGAATCTCGACCCGGCTGTGATGACTCTCCCGTTTGGTGCCAACATTGACATAAGGGACACTGTTCGGTACAAGGAGGTGATGAAACAGTTCAATCTTGGACCAAATGGTGGGATTTTGACTTCACTCAACTTGTTTGCTACCAAGTTTGATGAG GTTATCTCTGTCATTGAGAAGCGAGCGGATCAGCTTGATTATGTTCTTGTGGACACTCCTGGTCAGATTGAGATATTCACTTGGTCGGCTTCTGGTGCTATCATCACAGAAGCATTTGCTTCAACATTTCCCACTGTAATCGCGTATGTGGTAGATACGCCTCGTTCAGCTAGCCCAGTTACTTTTATGAGCAATATGTTGTACGCTTGCAGTATCCTTTACAAGACAAGGCTGCCTCTTGTGTTGGCATTCAACAAGATTGACGTTGCTCAACATCAGTTTGCTTTGGAG TGGATGGAGGATTTTGAGACATTTCAAGCAGCAGTGAATGCAGATAGTTCATACTCTTCAAATTTGGCTCAGAGCCTCTCCCTTGTGTTGGATGAATTCTACAAGAACTTGCGGTCTGTTGGAGTGTCTGCGGTTACTGGTGCTGGAATGAAGGATTTCTTTAACACCATTGAAGCAAGTGCTGACGAGTACATGGAAACCTATAA GGCTGATCTGGACAAGAGACGGGCAGAGAAGCAACGATTAGAGGAGGAACACAGAAAGGAGAACATGGAGAAGTTAAGGAAGGATATGGAGAAATCCAGGGGAGAAACTGTGGTCTTGAGCACCGGTTTGAAGGACAAAGATGAGAGGGGTAAAGCCATGATGGAtgaggatgaagaagatgaagccgAAGAGGAAGATGAGGTTTTTTCTGAAGATGAGGAAGGTATagatgaagatgaagacgaAGAGGTTGGCAGGTTCTCGTTTTAG
- the LOC103449321 gene encoding binding partner of ACD11 1, which produces MQQQTRTVQVKQLSDLASEREIHEFFSFSGEIERIHIQREPGKSKTAFVTFKDPKALEIALLLSGATIVDQIVTISPVQNYVPIEMHEVRMVVSADSVAPAENISPDAEDKTGSPTRVYVNKAQDVVTTMFARGSAIGQDAVNKAKAFDEKHRLTASASEKVISFDRKVGLTEKLTVGISVVNEKVKSVDQRLHVSDKTMAAIFAAERKLNDTGSAVKTSRYVTAGAAWLNGAFGKVAKAGQVAGTKTREKFHMAVSNLTAKDPIAA; this is translated from the exons ATGCAGCAGCAG ACGAGGACAGTCCAAGTAAAGCAACTGTCAGATCTAGCTAGCGAGAGAGAGATTCACGAGTTCTTCTCCTTCTCTGGGGAAATCGAACGCATTCATATCCAACG TGAGCCAGGGAAATCAAAGACTGCATTTGTTACTTTCAAGGATCCCAAAGCTCTTGAAATCGCGTTGTTGTTATCG GGAGCAACAATAGTAGATCAGATCGTGACTATTTCTCCTGTTCAAAATTATGTACCAATTGAGATGCAT GAGGTTAGGATGGTTGTAAGTGCTGATTCTGTTGCCCCTGCTGAAAATATTTCACCAGATGCTGAG GATAAAACTGGCTCCCCTACCAGGGTGTATGTTAATAAAGCACAAGATGTGGTGACCACTATGTTTGCAAGGGGTTCGGCTATTGGACAAGATGCCGTGAACAAGGCTAAAGCATTTGATGAAAAGCATCGGTTGACAGCAAGTGCATCAGAGAAGGTCATTTCCTTTGACAGGAAAGTGGGGCTTACAGAGAAATTGACAGTAGGCATTTCCGTGGTTAATGAGAAAGTGAAGTCTGTTGATCAGAGGCTTCATGTCTCAGATAAAACAATGGCAGCAATATTTGCAGCAGAGAGAAAATTGAATGATACGGGGTCAGCTGTCAAAACAAGCAG GTATGTGACTGCTGGAGCAGCGTGGCTAAATGGTGCTTTTGGTAAGGTGGCAAAGGCGGGACAGGTTGCAGGTACAAAAACCAGAGAAAAGTTCCATATGGCTGTCTCAAACTTGACGGCAAAG GATCCAATCGCTGCGTAA
- the LOC103449322 gene encoding uncharacterized protein, translating into MLAMSTLNFETECREIHGSWGQLNRLARALANRTRHERQQIRETYKSIYGDDLVNRLKDAAAAGISPKLCAALSMWMTEQHERDAVVVREALDDQKGDTNYNALVEIFVGRKSSHILLIKQAYYRRFWRQLDQDIINIEPPNPYQKILVALVASHKAHHADVSQHIAKADARRLYETGEGSSGPIEEAVVLEILSKRSIPQLKLTFSCYKHIYGHEYTESLKTRNYGELENAMKMVVQCIYNPPDYFATMLYASMKGCISDEGAVRRVMVSRAEVDMDEIKREFKKKHGMELRDAICDNIPSGDYRDFLVALTVSKSNESV; encoded by the exons ATGCTGGCCATGTCGACTCTCAATTTTGAAACTGAATGCAGAGAGATTCATGGTTCTTGGGGACAGCTAAACCGATTGGCTCGAGCTTTGGCAAATCGAACACGGCATGAGAGGCAACAGATTAGAGAAACTTACAAGTCAATCTATGGGGATGACTTGGTAAACAGACTCAAAGATGCAGCTGCTGCTGGGATTTCACCAAAATTATGTGCAGCCTTGTCTATGTGGATGACTGAGCAGCACGAGCGTGATGCTGTTGTCGTCCGCGAGGCCCTTGATGATCAGAAAGGCGATACAAACTACAACGCGCTTGTAGAGATTTTTGTGGGTCGAAAATCAAGTCATATCCTTCTTATCAAGCAAGCATACTACAGAAGATTTTGGAGGCAGTTAGACCAAGATATCATCAACATCGAGCCTCCCAATCCTTACCAAAAG ATACTGGTAGCATTGGTTGCATCACATAAGGCACACCATGCCGACGTTAGCCAACATATCGCAAAGGCGGATGCAAGGAGGCTTTACGAAACTGGGGAGGGGAGTTCCGGTCCCATAGAAGAAGCCGTTGTCTTAGAAATACTAAGTAAACGGAGTATTCCGCAGCTTAAGCTTACATTTTCATGCTATAAACACATCTACGGACATGAGTATACAGag TCCCTGAAAACCAGAAACTATGGAGAACTTGAAAATGCAATGAAAATGGTAGTACAATGCATCTACAATCCACCTGACTATTTCGCTACG ATGTTGTATGCAAGCATGAAGGGGTGCATCAGCGACGAAGGTGCAGTGCGACGTGTGATGGTGAGCAGGGCAGAAGTTGACATGGATGAAATTAAAAGGGAGTTTAAGAAGAAGCATGGGATGGAACTGAGAGATGCAATCTGTGACAACATCCCGTCCGGCGACTATAGAGACTTTCTTGTTGCTTTGACGGTCTCGAAATCAAATGAATCTGTATAA
- the LOC103449325 gene encoding 18.1 kDa class I heat shock protein translates to METKTAVQDEQFYEDFEPFCQWNKEEGFNILEVHLPGFKRQDIRVQINNLGILNISGKQPRVEETTSALPSRFCKEIKISKNCTTNGIRAKFSGGILSITIPKKAQHSNASAGSHGADNAAWSSVNDYLVCLRSRVLRPRLSKKTAVVVILVMALGGYAVSRYPKSASSLNAFDLRELPSDQVP, encoded by the exons ATGGAAACCAAAACTGCAGTACAGGATGAGCAGTTTTATGAGGATTTTGAACCGTTTTGCCAATGGAACAAGGAGGAAGGATTTAACATTCTTGAAGTACATCTACCAG GTTTCAAAAGACAAGATATTAGAGTTCAAATCAACAATTTGGGCATCCTAAACATTAGCGGAAAGCAACCTAGGGTTGAAGAAACTACATCTGCTTTACCCAGCCGCTTCTGTAAAGAGattaaaatttctaaaaattgtACTACGAACGGAATCCGCGCTAAGTTTTCTGGTGGAATTCTTTCCATAACTATTCCAAAGAAAGCTCAGCATTCTAACGCATCAGCTGGATCACACGGGGCAGATAATGCTGCATGGTCGTCAGTTAATGACTACTTAGTTTGTTTAAGAAGCAGAGTTTTGAGGCCAAGACTGAGCAAGAAGACAGCGGTGGTGGTTATTCTGGTCATGGCGCTGGGAGGTTATGCAGTATCTAGATATCCAAAGTCAGCTAGCTCCCTGAATGCCTTTGATTTGAGGGAACTTCCATCAGATCAAGTTCCATGA
- the LOC103449324 gene encoding uncharacterized protein, giving the protein MGTKPAAQHEQRHEDFKPRCQWKQEGTQVLEVHLPGFRRQDIRIHKNTTLGTLTISGEQPRVEETKSVALPRRFRKEIKISKHFNTDGISAKFFGEILYVTIPKEAQHSTWSSVSDYLVCLRSKVSRPRLSKKRAVTAVVIVLVVALGVYAVSRFPKSTSSLMPLIKFPECPCSNTN; this is encoded by the exons ATGGGAACCAAACCTGCAGCACAGCATGAGCAGCGTCATGAGGATTTTAAACCGCGTTGCCAATGGAAGCAGGAAGGAACTCAGGTTCTTGAAGTTCATCTACCAG GTTTCAGAAGACAAGATATTAGAATTCACAAAAACACGACGTTGGGCACCCTAACGATTAGCGGAGAGCAACCTAGGGTTGAAGAAACTAAATCTGTTGCTTTACCCAGACGCTTCCGTAAGGAGATCAAAATTTCTAAACATTTTAATACGGACGGAATCAGCGCTAAGTTTTTCGGTGAAATTCTTTACGTAACTATTCCAAAGGAAGCTCAGCATTCAACATGGTCGTCGGTTAGTGACTACTTAGTTTGTTTAAGAAGCAAAGTTTCGAGGCCAAGACTGAGCAAGAAGAGGGCTGTGACGGCGGTGGTGATTGTTCTGGTCGTGGCTCTGGGAGTTTATGCAGTGTCTAGATTTCCAAAGTCAACTAGCTCCCTGATGCCTCTGATCAAGTTCCCTGAATGCCCTTGTAGCAATACTAACTAG
- the LOC139190091 gene encoding uncharacterized protein — translation MGFAGVVARQDGGRFMAAVRSSILAPSSVVAESFAILRGCELGASLGFSSVIIESDSLQAISCLNGSLENGSWEAFPILARAQRVGSAFQNCHWSWVPRSANMAADVLASAGFTEMCDFVWVDRPPSSLVHVLCNDGLSCPH, via the coding sequence ATGGGTTTTGCGGGGGTGGTTGCTAGGCAGGATGGTGGGCGGTTTATGGCAGCGGTAAGGTCTTCTATTTTGGCTCCTTCTTCTGTTGTGGCGGAGTCTTTTGCGATTCTGCGTGGCTGTGAATTGGGTGCCTCATTGGGTTTCAGCTCTGTTATCATTGAATCTGACTCTCTTCAGGCTATTTCCTGTTTAAATGGTTCTCTTGAAAATGGCAGTTGGGAGGCTTTCCCCATTTTGGCTAGAGCTCAAAGGGTGGGATCGGCTTTCCAGAACTGTCAttggtcttgggttccaagatcAGCCAATATGGCAGCGGATGTTCTTGCGTCAGCTGGTTTTACGGAGATGTGTGATTTTGTGTGGGTTGACAGACCCCCATCTTCGTTAGTTCATGTATTATGTAATGATGGTCTTTCTTGTCCTCATTAG